One window from the genome of Osmerus eperlanus chromosome 1, fOsmEpe2.1, whole genome shotgun sequence encodes:
- the LOC134029549 gene encoding T-complex protein 11 homolog isoform X2 gives MNQDFCFRQNSPPKDSVEGKVKEVVHRAFWDVLQEQLSSCPPDYSHAVTLLQEVKATLLSLLLPGHARLRAQLDEVLDLPLIQQQVLHGGLDLPRLAAYVTSTMGSLCAPVRDPEIRALRGLSDPVDILREILRVLGLMKTDMVNFTVQNLRPHLLQQAVQYERTKFQQILDKEPASLDRTTAWLRGAAQEFVSNSSSGPEGVSPPPDGAPGPVSPTAVLNKACLNLLRWDPQDHNYPETVVMDRVRLDSLGRSLNLLVLEAAVLLLTTTHCGGTVSSQHGFVGKLKKTFTALLEGSHSRSCDLQGALQGLAEQVLVQEGSVQERSVQLDRDRLELLKRQISDLGEADNPVRKLLGERVRGYLQATLEAGSQQGAPSPPQALSLVGAELTSLASSFGKILQFNRSVFGPFYAPILRTVLFPEREAEMGEDSR, from the exons ATGAACCAAGACTTCTGCTTCAGACAGAACAGCCCTCCAAAAGACAG TGTGGAGGGGAAGGTGAAGGAGGTGGTTCACAGAGCCTTCTGGGACGTTCTCCAGGAGCAGCTGTCCAGCTGCCCTCCAGACTACAGCCATGCTGTCACCCTGCTTCAGGAGGTCAAGGCT accctcctctccctgctcctgcctgGCCATGCCAGGTTGCGCGCCCAGCTGGACGAGGTTCTAGACCTGCCTCTGATCCAGCAGCAGGTCCTCCATGGGGGCCTGGACCTGCCCCGCCTGGCCGCCTACGTCACCAGCACCATGGGCTCCCTCTGTGCCCCCGTACGGGACCCAGAAATCCGGGCCCTGCGAGGCCTCTCAGACCCAGTGGACATCCTCAG GGAGATCCTGCGTGTGCTGGGACTGATGAAGACCGACATGGTGAACTTCACCGTCCAGAACCTGAGACCACACCtgctccagcaggctgtccagTACGAGCGGACCAAGTTCCAGCAGATCCTGGACAAGGAGCCAG cctctctggaCCGCACCACTGCATGGCTCCGAGGGGCTGCCCAAGAGTTCGTATCTAACTCATCATCGGGACCGGAGGGGGTCTCCCCCCCGCCTGATGGTGCTCCTGGTCCAGTCAGCCCCACGGCCGTCCTCAACAAAGCCTGCCTGAACCTGCTCCGCTGGGACCCACAGGACCACAACTACCCCGAG aCGGTTGTGATGGATCGGGTCCGTCTGGATTCTCTGGGTCGGAGTCTGAATCTGCTGGTTCTGGAAGCCGCAGTACTTCTGTTGACCACCACTCATTGTGGGGGCACTGTTTCCTCCCAGCATGGGTTTGTAGGTAAACTGAAGAAGACCTTCACTGCCCTGTTGGAGGGCAGTCACAGCAG GAGCTGCGacctgcagggggcgctgcAGGGCCTCGCGGAGCAGGTGCTGGTGCAG GAGGGGAGCGTCCAGGAGAGGAGCGtccagctggacagagacagactggAGCTGCTGAAGAGACAGATCTCAGATCTGGGGGAGGCTGACAACCCTGTCCGCAAACTCctag gGGAGAGAGTCCGGGGCTACCTGCAGGCTACGCTGGAGGCCGGTTCCCAGCAGGGGGCCCCGTCCCCGCCCCAGGCCCTGAGCCTGGTGGGGGCTGAGCTCACCTCGCTGGCCTCCTCCTTCGGGAAAATCCTCCAGTTCAACCGCTCTGTGTTCGGGCCCTTCTACGCCCCCATCCTCAGGACAGTCCtgttcccagagagagaggccgagatGGGGGAAGACTCCcgctag
- the LOC134029549 gene encoding T-complex protein 11 homolog isoform X1, with amino-acid sequence MNQDFCFRQNSPPKDSVEGKVKEVVHRAFWDVLQEQLSSCPPDYSHAVTLLQEVKATLLSLLLPGHARLRAQLDEVLDLPLIQQQVLHGGLDLPRLAAYVTSTMGSLCAPVRDPEIRALRGLSDPVDILREILRVLGLMKTDMVNFTVQNLRPHLLQQAVQYERTKFQQILDKEPASLDRTTAWLRGAAQEFVSNSSSGPEGVSPPPDGAPGPVSPTAVLNKACLNLLRWDPQDHNYPETVVMDRVRLDSLGRSLNLLVLEAAVLLLTTTHCGGTVSSQHGFVGKLKKTFTALLEGSHSRSCDLQGALQGLAEQVLVQVRSVQEGSVQEGSVQERSVQLDRDRLELLKRQISDLGEADNPVRKLLGERVRGYLQATLEAGSQQGAPSPPQALSLVGAELTSLASSFGKILQFNRSVFGPFYAPILRTVLFPEREAEMGEDSR; translated from the exons ATGAACCAAGACTTCTGCTTCAGACAGAACAGCCCTCCAAAAGACAG TGTGGAGGGGAAGGTGAAGGAGGTGGTTCACAGAGCCTTCTGGGACGTTCTCCAGGAGCAGCTGTCCAGCTGCCCTCCAGACTACAGCCATGCTGTCACCCTGCTTCAGGAGGTCAAGGCT accctcctctccctgctcctgcctgGCCATGCCAGGTTGCGCGCCCAGCTGGACGAGGTTCTAGACCTGCCTCTGATCCAGCAGCAGGTCCTCCATGGGGGCCTGGACCTGCCCCGCCTGGCCGCCTACGTCACCAGCACCATGGGCTCCCTCTGTGCCCCCGTACGGGACCCAGAAATCCGGGCCCTGCGAGGCCTCTCAGACCCAGTGGACATCCTCAG GGAGATCCTGCGTGTGCTGGGACTGATGAAGACCGACATGGTGAACTTCACCGTCCAGAACCTGAGACCACACCtgctccagcaggctgtccagTACGAGCGGACCAAGTTCCAGCAGATCCTGGACAAGGAGCCAG cctctctggaCCGCACCACTGCATGGCTCCGAGGGGCTGCCCAAGAGTTCGTATCTAACTCATCATCGGGACCGGAGGGGGTCTCCCCCCCGCCTGATGGTGCTCCTGGTCCAGTCAGCCCCACGGCCGTCCTCAACAAAGCCTGCCTGAACCTGCTCCGCTGGGACCCACAGGACCACAACTACCCCGAG aCGGTTGTGATGGATCGGGTCCGTCTGGATTCTCTGGGTCGGAGTCTGAATCTGCTGGTTCTGGAAGCCGCAGTACTTCTGTTGACCACCACTCATTGTGGGGGCACTGTTTCCTCCCAGCATGGGTTTGTAGGTAAACTGAAGAAGACCTTCACTGCCCTGTTGGAGGGCAGTCACAGCAG GAGCTGCGacctgcagggggcgctgcAGGGCCTCGCGGAGCAGGTGCTGGTGCAGGTGCGGAGCGTCCAGGAGGGGAGCGTCCAGGAGGGGAGCGTCCAGGAGAGGAGCGtccagctggacagagacagactggAGCTGCTGAAGAGACAGATCTCAGATCTGGGGGAGGCTGACAACCCTGTCCGCAAACTCctag gGGAGAGAGTCCGGGGCTACCTGCAGGCTACGCTGGAGGCCGGTTCCCAGCAGGGGGCCCCGTCCCCGCCCCAGGCCCTGAGCCTGGTGGGGGCTGAGCTCACCTCGCTGGCCTCCTCCTTCGGGAAAATCCTCCAGTTCAACCGCTCTGTGTTCGGGCCCTTCTACGCCCCCATCCTCAGGACAGTCCtgttcccagagagagaggccgagatGGGGGAAGACTCCcgctag